A genomic stretch from Pseudomonas sp. MUP55 includes:
- the gatB gene encoding Asp-tRNA(Asn)/Glu-tRNA(Gln) amidotransferase subunit GatB codes for MQWEVVIGLEIHTQLATQSKIFSGSATTFGSEPNTQASLVDLGMPGVLPVLNQEAVRMAVMFGLAIDAEIGQHNVFARKNYFYPDLPKGYQISQMELPIVGKGHLDIPLEDGTIKRVGVTRAHLEEDAGKSLHEEFPGATGIDLNRAGTPLLEIVSEPDMRSAKEAVAYVKTIHALVRYLGICDGNMAEGSLRCDCNVSIRPKGQVEFGTRCEIKNVNSFRFIEKAINSEVRRQIELIEDGGKVIQQTRLYDPNKDETRAMRSKEEANDYRYFPDPDLLPVVLEDSFLNDIRATLPELPQQKRERFQEQFGLSIYDASVLASSREQANYFEKVVSIAGDAKLAANWVMVELGSLLNKQGLEIDEAPVSAEQLGGMLLRIKDNTISGKIAKTVFEAMAAGEGSADEIIEKRGLKQVTDSGAISAVLDEMLAANAEQVEQYRAADEAKRGKMFGFFVGQAMKASKGKANPQQVNELLKSKLEG; via the coding sequence AACACCCAGGCCAGCCTGGTCGACCTGGGCATGCCCGGCGTGCTGCCGGTGCTGAACCAGGAAGCGGTGCGCATGGCGGTGATGTTCGGCCTGGCGATCGACGCCGAAATCGGCCAGCACAACGTATTCGCGCGCAAGAACTACTTCTACCCGGACCTGCCCAAGGGCTACCAGATCAGCCAGATGGAACTGCCGATCGTCGGCAAGGGCCACCTGGACATTCCCCTGGAAGACGGCACCATCAAGCGCGTCGGCGTAACCCGTGCGCACCTTGAAGAAGACGCCGGCAAAAGCCTGCACGAAGAATTCCCCGGCGCCACCGGTATCGACCTGAACCGGGCCGGCACGCCGTTGCTGGAGATCGTGTCCGAGCCGGACATGCGCAGCGCCAAGGAGGCCGTGGCCTACGTCAAGACCATTCACGCGCTGGTGCGCTACCTGGGCATCTGCGACGGCAACATGGCCGAAGGCTCGCTGCGTTGCGACTGCAACGTGTCGATCCGTCCCAAGGGCCAGGTCGAGTTCGGCACCCGCTGCGAGATCAAGAACGTCAACTCGTTCCGCTTTATCGAGAAGGCGATCAACAGCGAAGTGCGTCGCCAGATCGAACTGATCGAAGACGGCGGCAAGGTGATCCAGCAAACGCGCCTGTACGACCCGAACAAAGACGAAACCCGCGCCATGCGCAGCAAGGAGGAAGCCAACGACTACCGTTACTTCCCCGACCCGGACCTGCTGCCGGTGGTGCTGGAAGATTCGTTCCTCAACGACATCCGCGCCACCCTGCCGGAATTGCCGCAGCAAAAACGCGAACGGTTCCAGGAGCAGTTCGGCCTGTCGATCTACGATGCCAGCGTACTGGCGTCCAGCCGCGAGCAAGCCAACTACTTCGAAAAGGTCGTGAGCATTGCCGGCGACGCCAAGCTGGCGGCGAACTGGGTCATGGTCGAGCTGGGCAGCCTGTTGAACAAGCAAGGCCTGGAAATCGACGAAGCACCGGTGAGCGCCGAACAACTGGGCGGCATGCTGCTGCGCATCAAGGACAACACCATCTCCGGCAAGATCGCCAAGACGGTGTTCGAAGCGATGGCCGCAGGTGAAGGCAGCGCCGACGAGATCATCGAGAAGCGCGGCCTCAAGCAAGTCACCGACAGCGGCGCCATTTCCGCGGTGCTCGATGAAATGCTCGCGGCGAATGCCGAGCAGGTCGAACAATATCGCGCGGCTGACGAAGCCAAGCGCGGCAAGATGTTCGGCTTCTTCGTCGGCCAGGCGATGAAAGCATCCAAAGGTAAAGCCAACCCGCAACAAGTCAACGAACTGCTCAAAAGCAAGCTCGAAGGCTGA
- a CDS encoding calcium/sodium antiporter, producing the protein MVSGLLLLIVGAEVLVRAAVRLAASLKVRPLIIGLSIVAFGSSAPQMAVSLQATLAGNTDIAVGSVIGSSIFNILVTLGLSALIIPLRVSRQLVRLDIPVMIVAGLLVFVLAANEALTPFDGLVLLVALLAYLGVLHYQTRHSRRPRTLATVTRAPWLSSVLLMLGGLLVLVVAGHLLLGAAVEVASDLGLSERIIGLTLIGVGTSLPCLATSLIAALRGEREIAVGNVIGSNLFNLLGVLGFTALVAPSPLSVSPNALDFDLPVMLGAIVLCLPVFYTGYRVTRVEGLVLLGLYLAYGLHVMAFTTGMPLAARLEQLMLFYVLPALVVVLLFTSLRAWHRQHKRESQ; encoded by the coding sequence CTGGTCAGCGGCTTGCTGCTGTTGATCGTCGGCGCCGAAGTGCTGGTGCGGGCTGCGGTGCGCCTGGCCGCCAGCCTCAAGGTGCGACCGCTGATCATCGGCCTGAGCATCGTGGCCTTCGGCAGCAGCGCGCCGCAGATGGCCGTCAGCCTGCAGGCCACCCTGGCCGGCAACACCGACATTGCCGTGGGCAGCGTGATCGGCAGCAGCATCTTCAATATCCTCGTCACCCTGGGCTTGTCCGCGTTGATCATTCCGTTACGGGTGTCACGGCAACTGGTACGCCTGGACATCCCGGTCATGATCGTCGCCGGCCTGCTGGTGTTCGTCCTGGCGGCCAACGAGGCACTGACGCCGTTCGACGGGCTGGTGCTGCTGGTTGCACTGCTGGCCTACCTCGGCGTGCTGCACTACCAGACACGCCACTCCCGTCGTCCACGCACCCTCGCCACCGTCACCCGGGCGCCCTGGCTGAGCAGCGTGCTGTTGATGCTTGGCGGGTTGCTGGTGCTGGTGGTGGCCGGGCACTTGCTGCTGGGCGCGGCCGTGGAGGTGGCGAGCGACCTGGGCTTGTCGGAGCGCATCATCGGCCTGACGCTGATCGGAGTCGGCACCTCGCTGCCCTGCCTGGCGACCTCGCTGATTGCCGCCTTGCGCGGCGAGCGGGAAATTGCCGTGGGCAATGTGATCGGCAGCAACCTGTTCAACCTGCTTGGCGTGCTGGGCTTTACCGCGCTGGTAGCACCATCGCCGCTGTCGGTCTCACCCAACGCCCTGGACTTCGACCTGCCGGTCATGCTCGGCGCCATCGTCCTGTGCCTGCCCGTGTTCTATACCGGCTACCGCGTCACGCGCGTCGAAGGCCTGGTGTTGCTGGGGCTCTACCTGGCGTACGGCCTGCATGTGATGGCGTTTACCACTGGCATGCCCCTGGCCGCCAGGCTGGAACAACTGATGCTGTTTTACGTCCTGCCAGCGTTAGTGGTGGTGCTGCTGTTCACGTCGCTGCGCGCCTGGCACCGCCAACACAAGAGGGAGTCGCAATGA
- a CDS encoding septal ring lytic transglycosylase RlpA family protein: MKRLLGLLALFSLLTGCASGVIDPNGYDETGTASYYGARHHGKRTASGEAFNQNALTAAHRRLPFGTQVKVTNLDNNRSVVVRINDRGPHTRGRLIDLSRKAAEQLRMLGSGTARVRVQALNN, from the coding sequence ATGAAGCGTCTACTCGGCCTCCTGGCCCTGTTTTCCCTGCTGACCGGTTGCGCCAGCGGCGTCATCGACCCCAACGGCTACGACGAAACCGGCACCGCCTCCTATTACGGTGCCAGGCACCATGGCAAAAGAACCGCCAGCGGTGAAGCCTTCAACCAGAACGCCCTGACCGCCGCCCATCGGCGCCTGCCCTTCGGCACCCAGGTCAAGGTGACCAATCTGGACAACAACCGCTCTGTCGTGGTGCGCATCAATGATCGCGGCCCGCATACCCGTGGGCGGCTGATCGACCTTTCGCGCAAGGCCGCCGAGCAATTGCGTATGCTGGGCAGCGGCACCGCGCGGGTGCGTGTGCAAGCCCTGAACAACTGA